The window ATACCTGAGAGTGAAGTTGAGCGTTTAATGGGATTTGTTAGGCCTGATGTCTCGGGGAAGGCGGTTATCTATGCAAGGGTCTCCTCCCACGACCAAAAACAGAAGGGCGATCTAGAAAGACAGAAGCAAAGCTTGCTGGAATACGCTAAATCAA of the Candidatus Korarchaeum sp. genome contains:
- a CDS encoding helix-turn-helix domain-containing protein, producing MCEKLLTLREACRRLGIHPNTLRKWDKQGKIRVVRTVGGRRRIPESEVERLMGFVRPDVSGKAVIYARVSSHDQKQKGDLERQKQSLLEYAKS